A single region of the Salvia miltiorrhiza cultivar Shanhuang (shh) chromosome 8, IMPLAD_Smil_shh, whole genome shotgun sequence genome encodes:
- the LOC130999603 gene encoding 3-isopropylmalate dehydratase small subunit 1-like has protein sequence MAISTPPTFNLSSGNPNSSSLPHLKLTSCNVNPSISYSQSLKLDRNSRFLTAATASPSSASPGTNSFHGLCYVVGDNIDTDQIIPAEYLTLVPSNPDEYEKLGSYALIGLPASYGARFIEPGATKTKYAIVIGGDNFGCGSSREHAPVALGASGVAAVVAESYARIFFRNSVATGEIYPLESEGRLCDECTTGDVVTIELGESKLINHTTGKEYKLKPIGDAGPVIEAGGIFAYARKAGMIPSRDA, from the coding sequence ATGGCGATCTCAACACCACCCACTTTCAATCTCTCCTCCGGAAACCCTAATTCTTCTTCTCTGCCCCACCTCAAGCTCACCTCCTGCAATGTCAATCCATCAATCTCCTACTCCCAATCCCTCAAGCTCGACCGTAATTCCCGATTCCTAACCGCCGCCACCGCTTCCCCGTCCTCCGCCTCCCCCGGTACCAACTCATTTCACGGCCTGTGCTACGTCGTCGGAGACAACATCGACACCGACCAAATCATCCCCGCCGAGTACCTTACCCTCGTCCCTTCCAACCCCGACGAGTACGAAAAGCTCGGCTCCTACGCCCTAATCGGACTACCCGCCTCATACGGCGCCCGATTCATCGAACCCGGGGCCACTAAAACAAAGTACGCAATCGTTATTGGCGGCGATAACTTCGGCTGCGGCTCGTCCCGTGAGCATGCTCCCGTGGCGCTGGGAGCATCCGGcgtggcggcggtggtggcggaaTCGTACGCCAGGATCTTCTTCAGGAATTCGGTCGCCACCGGAGAGATTTATCCGTTGGAATCGGAGGGGAGATTGTGCGACGAGTGTACGACTGGGGATGTGGTGACTATCGAGCTTGGTGAGAGTAAGCTCATCAATCATACCACGGGGAAAGAGTATAAGCTGAAGCCCATCGGGGATGCCGGCCCTGTCATCGAGGCCGGTGGGATCTTCGCATATGCCAGGAAAGCTGGGATGATCCCTTCTCGCGATGCCTGA